The Lytechinus pictus isolate F3 Inbred chromosome 10, Lp3.0, whole genome shotgun sequence genome includes a window with the following:
- the LOC129269574 gene encoding eukaryotic translation initiation factor 3 subunit D-like, with the protein MSARFIPPEIQDNPTGWGPCTIPKQFKDIPYQPFSKGDRLGKVSDWTGATYQDKRYVVKYNSQFGSGNQYTYVHEQDESSFQLVDTSKVQKPIYMRNRIRFNQRNLRRERERREQRATAGMQSLTKAQKERQRQVRRLQKQYGGRRWPDKNQHNQMKSRSASVQVRGEWGVIEELDFPRLNKLRLPTVVDPEDLVKCGELEYYDKMFDRITTKTEKRLARVNRLFHKVTTTDDPIIRKLASKGNVFATDIILATLMCCPRSNYSWDVIVQHVGGKLFFDKRDDSEFDLLTVNETAIEPPQDEGTHMNSPRNLGLEATFINHNFSQQCLKMGGEKFKFEVENPFIQDEEESLVASVAYRYRKWNIGDDLNVIVRCEHDGVMTGSGGETQFLNIKTLNEWDTKQSSAEEWRQKLDSQRGAVLATELKNNSFKLAKWTVCSLLAGSNFIKFGYVSRINPRDSAKHVILGSQQFKPSELAAQINLNMDNAWGILRCIVDKCFQLKEGKYLILKDPNKPVIRIYDIPDNTFSSDDDEEDDEEDEDDGDDEGDDE; encoded by the exons atgagCGCCCGATTCATTCCTCCAGAGATACAGGATAATCCAACAGGATGGGGTCCTTGTACGATTCCAAAGCAATTCAAAGATATTCCATACCAACCATTTTCAAAGGGAGATCGCCTCGGAAAG GTGTCAGACTGGACAGGAGCAACATACCAAGATAAACGCTATGTAG tgaagTACAATTCGCAGTTTGGATCTGGTAACCAGTATACCTACGTTCATGAGCAGGATGAGTCCTCCTTCCAACTGGTTGATACTTCTAAGGTTCAGAAACCAATCTATATGAGGAACAGGATACGATTCAACCAg cgTAATTTACGTCGGGAAAGGGAACGTCGTGAGCAGCGTGCGACCGCTGGGATGCAATCACTGACCAAAGCCCAGAAGGAGAGACAGAGGCAGGTCAGAAGGTTACAGAAACAATATGGAGGAAGAAGGTGGCCCGATAAGAATCAACAT AACCAGATGAAGTCTCGCAGTGCATCCGTTCAGGTTCGTGGTGAATGGGGAGTGATAGAAGAATTGGATTTTCCTCGTCTCAACAAGCTACGTCTGCCCACTGTTGTAGATCCTGAAGACCT TGTCAAGTGTGGAGAATTGGAATACTATGACAAAATGTTTGATCGCATCACTACCAAGACTGAAAAGAGACTAGCAAGGGTGAATAGGTTGTTCCACAAGGTCACTACCACAGATGACCCCATCATTAGAAAG CTTGCCTCTAAGGGTAACGTGTTTGCTACGGACATCATCTTGGCCACACTGATGTGCTGCCCTCGCTCTAATTACTCCTGGGATGTCATTGTACAG caTGTTGGTGGGAAGCTGTTCTTTGACAAGCGAGATGATTCAGAATTTG ATCTACTGACAGTAAATGAGACTGCTATAGAACCGCCACAAGATGAGGGAACACACATGAATTCACCAAGGAATCTAGGATTGGAAGCAACATTTATCAACCATAACTTCTCTCAACAATGTCTCAAGATG ggaGGTGAGAAGTTTAAGTTTGAAGTGGAGAATCCTTTCATCCAAGATGAGGAGGAATCATTAGTTGCATCTGTTGCATACCG GTATCGTAAGTGGAACATTGGGGATGATTTGAACGTGATAGTCCGATGTGAACATGATGGTGTAATGACAGGTTCGGGCGGAGAGACACAGTTCCTCAACATCAAGACTCTCAATGAATGGGATACCAAG CAAAGCAGTGCAGAAGAATGGCGTCAGAAGCTTGATTCACAACGAGGAGCAGTCCTTGCTACGGAGCTTAAGAATAACAGTTTCAAGCTTGCCAAGTGGACTGTGTGTTCTCTCCTTGCAGGGTCGAATTTCATCAAGTTTGG GTACGTGTCTCGTATCAACCCTCGTGATTCTGCCAAGCATGTGATCTTAGGATCGCAGCAGTTCAAGCCCAGTGAGTTAGCAGCACAGATCAATCTTAACATGGATAATGCATGGGGTATTCTGAGATGTATCGTTGATAAGTGCTTCCAgctgaaagaaggaaaataCCTTATTCTCAAGGATCCAAACAAG CCGGTGATTCGTATCTATGACATCCCTGATAACACGTTCAGCTCTGACGACGAtgaagaggatgatgaggaggacGAAGACGACGGTGATG